Proteins from one Deinococcus sedimenti genomic window:
- a CDS encoding ROK family protein: MRARKVDQGAARAMNRRLILDELRREGPLSRTRLAQQTGLSAASITIVSTDLLSEGLLIEHPELAPHLPRHPVPLGINYAGHHAIGMKLLETELQAVLTDLALNVVDQIHVPLRGPTPADAVDAARRASAHLTAPRHAARLIGAGVAMAGLIDTRRGVCIVSHRTDWHDVPFGALLRDALGVPVWIDNDANAFATAERLVGQARQASDFVVVTLGRGVGAALVLGGQVYRGLRGGAGELGHVLTERGGRPCECGLRGCLQAYISNGDLVAQFNEQQGEQTRQVEDLLALLAAGDDRPRAVLADAGRRLGEALANLTDLLDPELILIGGEGVIVGSALLDPMRAALQERHLPDAPPPEIITHRWSDDAWGRGAAGLVAEHFFEGASSHPDRTSEASS, translated from the coding sequence ATGCGCGCACGAAAAGTCGACCAGGGCGCCGCCCGGGCCATGAACCGCCGGCTGATCCTGGACGAACTCCGTCGTGAAGGCCCCCTCAGCCGCACCCGACTGGCGCAGCAGACCGGCCTGAGCGCCGCGTCCATCACCATCGTCAGCACCGACCTGCTCAGCGAGGGCCTACTGATCGAACACCCGGAACTCGCGCCGCACCTGCCCCGCCACCCGGTGCCGCTCGGCATCAACTACGCCGGGCACCACGCCATCGGCATGAAACTCCTCGAGACGGAACTGCAGGCGGTCCTGACCGATCTAGCCCTGAACGTGGTGGATCAGATTCACGTGCCGCTGCGCGGGCCCACCCCGGCCGATGCGGTCGACGCGGCCCGCCGCGCCAGCGCGCACCTGACCGCGCCCCGCCACGCGGCCCGGTTGATCGGCGCGGGCGTCGCCATGGCCGGTCTGATCGACACGCGCCGCGGCGTGTGCATCGTCTCGCACCGCACCGACTGGCATGACGTGCCGTTCGGCGCGCTGCTCCGCGACGCGCTGGGCGTCCCCGTGTGGATCGACAACGACGCCAACGCCTTCGCCACTGCCGAGCGACTCGTCGGCCAGGCCCGGCAGGCCAGTGACTTCGTGGTCGTCACCCTGGGGCGGGGCGTCGGCGCGGCCCTGGTGCTGGGCGGGCAGGTCTACCGCGGCCTGCGCGGCGGCGCCGGGGAACTCGGGCACGTCCTGACCGAACGCGGGGGCCGCCCCTGCGAATGCGGCCTGCGGGGCTGCCTGCAGGCGTACATCTCGAACGGCGACCTGGTCGCGCAGTTCAACGAGCAGCAGGGCGAGCAGACCCGTCAGGTGGAGGACCTGCTCGCCCTGCTGGCCGCTGGGGACGACCGCCCCCGCGCGGTGCTGGCAGACGCCGGACGCCGCCTGGGTGAGGCGCTGGCCAATCTCACGGACCTGCTGGACCCGGAACTGATCCTCATCGGCGGTGAGGGCGTGATCGTGGGAAGCGCGCTGCTGGACCCCATGCGGGCGGCACTGCAGGAGCGGCACCTGCCGGACGCGCCGCCGCCCGAGATCATCACCCACCGCTGGAGTGACGACGCCTGGGGGCGAGGCGCAGCGGGTCTGGTGGC